From Anopheles arabiensis isolate DONGOLA chromosome 3, AaraD3, whole genome shotgun sequence, a single genomic window includes:
- the LOC120902577 gene encoding dynein regulatory complex protein 10-like, with translation MGDSFEAVCAGDSEEDVAAVRAMVEKITSEIMAHGEEEYDSYDPESLQKVEFNIQINRVGMILGEMTQTLEVLFCLPIICQNEALLDACFDVDDKNVIKFLSQYIASNTTPAMTKDDIDVEELKIPSGQLIELATLLSKKELHAATVGHVKQLPGVYRRFLSNIREFRKFTINKMKLTAQKDLAKEKILHRLWTRNERNKKEIRKIEDILVMKKEKLEESVQEKYAVIERYRQEYEELGERSRDNIVKFMDDSDREMYHYFERSDQRYENLLEEAAGTQKTYQQQLQADLTVEKTNRLKKLKLTNQLQMWLHKYDKDAGERTHELKELVAKLNTRQQEYNRWKRNIFDPQEKKYFDAMEEKRQIEIREQEERIEAFMMNRAAKVLQRAWRSVAERKRKMRGKGRGRKGKGKRK, from the exons ATGGGCGATAGCTTTGAGGCGGTTTGTGCCGGCGATTCCGAAGAGGATGTGGCCGCCGTGAGGGCAATGGTGGAGAAGATAACGTCGGAAATAATGGCACACGGTGAGGAGGAGTACGATTCGTACGATCCGGAAAGCCTCCAGAAGGTAGAGTTTAACATTCAGATCAACCGGGTCGGCATGATCCTGGGCGAAATGACGCAAACACTCGAGGTGCTGTTCTGTCTGCCAATCATCTGCCAAAATGAAGCCCTGCTGGACGCTTGCTTCGATGTGGACGATAAGAATGTGATCAAATTCCTGAGCCAGTACATTGCGTCCAATACTACGCCCGCGATGACCAAGGACGATATCGAT GTCGAGGAGCTGAAGATTCCCTCCGGACAGTTGATAGAGCTGGCGACGCTTCTCTCCAAGAAGGAACTGCACGCCGCGACCGTTGGGCACGTGAAGCAG CTTCCCGGTGTTTATCGTCGCTTCCTTTCGAACATACGCGAGTTCCGGAAGTTCACTATCAACAAAATGAAGCTGACGGCGCAAAAGGACCTGGCGAAGGAGAAGATACTGCACCGCCTGTGGACGCGGAACGAGCGCAACAAGAAGGAAATCCGTAAGATCGAAGACATACTGGTGATGAAGAAGGAAAAGTTGGAGGAGTCGGTGCAGGAAAAGTACGCCGTGATCGAGCGGTACAGACAGGAGTACGAAGAGTTGGGCGAGAGGAGTCGTGACAATATCGTAAAATTCAT GGATGATTCCGATCGTGAGATGTACCATTACTTCGAACGAAGCGATCAGCGGTACGAGAATCTGCTTGAGGAAGCGGCCGGCACGCAAAAGACCTACCAGCAACAGTTGCAGGCCGATCTGACGGTGGAGAAAACGAATCGGTTGAAGAAACTGAAGCTTACCAACCAGCTTCAAATGTGGCTGCACAAGTATGATAAGGATGCGGGCGAAAGGACGCACGAGCTGAAGGAGCTTGTGGCCAAGCTGAACACACGCCAGCAGGAGTACAACCGTTGGAAGCGCAACATCTTCGATCCGCAGGAGAAAAA GTACTTTGATGCAATGGAGGAGAAGCGTCAGATTGAGATACGGGAGCAGGAGGAACGGATCGAAGCGTTTATGATGAACCGGGCGGCAAAGGTACTGCAGCGTGCGTGGCGTTCGGTCGCGGAAAGGAAGCGCAAGATGCGCGGCAAAGGACGTGGCCGGAAGGGCAAAGGAAAGCGGAAGTAA
- the LOC120902580 gene encoding uncharacterized protein LOC120902580 translates to MSSFDSILDLKNEPALEEDVDFTLQKERIEEAFEELLSDLEAFVRVEAYLKKSPKDGETAWRNLVGYAQGYENYTIFQHMLRDLDTKSKGAGCCADDPITQLAGEVIRHVRIIGESSLLRPPSPRVTIKNRAEYETFRWSRMIALQESKLESLQRKIDECERKANEAVAQRRRLHQRSAAEMEDQLTASQSVLVDMKLDGDGIIQRLQNQLASKPHFETTPDYLSLLDKHEQKKKRIAKMDAQLQLWVKKYDKFIGEPMPSLRALEEKVAGLDEWRDTVFRPQEERLRQLRDQIGVFESIATEEKVQQMRKLHAVRVLQRAWKRTLDIKRAKKGKKKGKGKK, encoded by the coding sequence ATGTCCAGCTTTGACTCTATCCTTGATTTGAAGAACGAACCGGCATTAGAAGAGGATGTAGATTTTACACTCCAGAAAGAGCGCATCGAGGAAGCTTTCGAAGAGCTGTTGAGCGATTTGGAAGCGTTTGTAAGGGTAGAAGCATATCTTAAAAAGAGTCCAAAGGATGGAGAAACCGCTTGGAGGAATTTGGTTGGATATGCTCAAGGTTATGAAAATTACACGATATTTCAACACATGCTGAGAGATTTGGACACAAAGTCCAAAGGAGCGGGATGCTGTGCCGATGATCCAATCACTCAGCTTGCAGGAGAAGTGATACGACATGTCCGGATCATTGGCGAGAGCTCACTGTTGCGTCCACCAAGCCCCAGAGTGACAATCAAGAACCGGGCCGAGTATGAAACGTTCCGCTGGAGCCGTATGATAGCCCTGCAAGAGAGTAAGCTCGAGTCACTCCAGCGCAAGATTGACGAATGCGAACGGAAAGCCAACGAAGCAGTGGCCCAACGTCGGCGCCTTCACCAGCGCAGTGCAGCGGAAATGGAGGACCAACTCACTGCCTCACAAAGCGTCCTTGTGGACATGAAGCTGGACGGCGACGGGATCATTCAACGGCTACAGAATCAGCTAGCCAGTAAGCCACACTTTGAGACCACGCCGGATTATCTCTCGCTGCTCGATAAGCacgagcagaagaagaagcgtaTCGCCAAGATGGAcgcgcagctgcagctgtggGTTAAAAAGTACGACAAGTTCATTGGCGAACCGATGCCTTCGCTGCGGGCGCTGGAGGAAAAGGTGGCCGGGCTGGACGAGTGGCGCGACACTGTGTTCCGGCCGCAGGAGGAACGGTTGCGCCAGCTGCGGGACCAGATTGGAGTGTTTGAGAGTATCGCAACGGAGGAGAAGGTGCAGCAAATGCGCAAACTGCACGCGGTGCGGGTGCTGCAGCGGGCGTGGAAGCGGACGCTCGACATAAAGCGCGccaagaagggaaagaagaaagGCAAGGGGAAGAAGTGA
- the LOC120902576 gene encoding dynein regulatory complex subunit 2, which yields MGKKKGGNKNKLAKMSDEERARYLQHRADMEEEARRRKQQLIATFMKNKLKREDAFARLNLAKINQEWRTILRNIKCKELKEEVEAVEKTCTECIENKNAVIKRLLCDLDESEDLYSTMLHAHMERVEKIIRIHNDRVNFLTELYELDKKEIIDNYQREMELYKQKKFELQKDLECVFYGLAEKARTDRLRNEEEHMLKKDELKNSMILKLEMITKEREREMERLWKEFQRVLNVYLRNTEEYRNEYNTLRDQDSSDTKNIQDHYAEVARLSDQIADLRLKLATLKEEHDFNMKQMQKSKAELQSRVQNLKQEMELGTRLDRDQLKTLAVYSNDAIKHLQAMLKKVKSIYQIASFCKKYETESEDLLPFVRRANNETGQSEQPAAGEQALVPARTTLDPTMESFKREVFDTAELFESFWMRFNKARIDVACLREEKQQLIDRNEQLKAHLKDYLITVNMNSGGPVESNADLLAKRPTSMRIEKLVRVDEEVIVPEGTRKAVRFRAGGQQQRRPVTCIEGNLSNAIRNERLLEVRAKSSEIYSMVPNRA from the exons atgggaaagaaaaagggagGGAATAAAAATAAGCTGGCCAAAATGTCCGACGAAGAGCGGGCAAGGTACTTGCAGCACCGGGCCGATATGGAGGAAGAGGCCAGACGCCGGAAGCAACAACTTATAGCGACATTCATGAAG AACAAGCTGAAAAGGGAGGATGCGTTCGCGCGACTAAATCTGGCCAAAATCAACCAAGAGTGGCGCACCATTCTACGCAACATCAAGTGCAAAGAGCTGAAGGAGGAGGTGGAAGCGGTGGAGAAGACGTGCACCGAGTGCATCGAGAACAAGAATGCCGTCATCAAACGGCTGCTGTGCGATCTGGACGAGTCGGAAGATTTGTACTCCACCATGCTGCATGCGCATATGGAGCGCGTGGAGAAGATCATAC GCATTCACAACGATCGTGTCAACTTTCTGACGGAGCTGTACGAGCTCGATAAGAAAGAAATCATCGACAACTACCAGCGCGAGATGGAGCTGTACAAGCAGAAAAAGTTCGAGCTGCAGAAGGACCtggagtgtgtgttttacggGCTGGCGGAGAAGGCGCGCACCGACCGACTGCGCAACGAGGAGGAGCACATGCTCAAGAAGGATGAGCTGAAAAACTCG ATGATACTGAAGCTGGAAATGATCACCAAAGAGCGGGAGCGGGAGATGGAACGTCTGTGGAAAGAGTTCCAGCGCGTACTCAACGTCTACCTGCGCAACACGGAGGAGTACCGGAACGAGTACAACACGCTGCGCGACCAAGACTCGAGCGACACCAAGAACATCCAGGACCACTACGCGGAGGTAGCACGGCTGAGCGACCAGATAGCGGATCTGCGGCTCAAGCTGGCCACGCTGAAGGAGGAGCACGACTTCAACATGAAGCAGATGCAGAAAAGCAAGGCCGAGCTGCAGTCACGCGTCCAGAACCTCAAGCAGGAGATGGAACTCGGTACCCGGCTTGACCGCGACCAGCTGAAAACGCTCGCCGTCTACAGTAACGACGCCATCAAGCATCTCCAGGCGATGCTGAAGAAGGTGAAATCGATCTACCAGATCGCGAGCTTCTGCAAAAAGTATGAAACCGAGTCGGAAGATTTGCTGCCCTTCGTGCGACGTGCGAACAACGAAACCGGACAGTCGGAACAGCCGGCAGCCGGCGAGCAAGCGCTCGTACCCGCTCGCACAACGCTGGATCCCACGATGGAATCGTTCAAGCGCGAAGTGTTCGACACGGCGGAACTGTTCGAGAGTTTCTGGATGCGGTTCAACAAAGCGCGCATCGATGTGGCCTGCCTGCGGGAGGAAAAGCAGCAGCTGATCGATCggaacgagcagctgaaggcgCACCTGAAGGATTACCTCATCACGGTCAACATGAACAGCGGCGGGCCGGTCGAATCGAACGCCGATCTGCTCGCCAAACGTCCCACCTCGATGAGGATTGAGAAGCTGGTGCGGGTCGACGAGGAGGTGATCGTGCCGGAAGGAACTCGTAAGGCGGTTCGATTCCGCGCTGgaggacagcagcagcggcggccggTAACCTGCATCGAGGGGAACCTGAGCAACGCCATTCGGAACGAGCGGCTGCTGGAGGTGCGGGCGAAGTCGTCCGAAATTTACTCCATGGTCCCAAACAGAGCCTGA
- the LOC120902582 gene encoding general odorant-binding protein 71, whose protein sequence is MDENTPQKRCVGRAVTVGICGAIVLLLLVGTSPAPVEGLRCRTGEGPSADDVKRIVRTCMNKITNAGSENRSSDEYADYDSSASDESNEQKDNGDDNGRQGGSQPKRQGGSNKVYYDRRYDGNDRGQGRMNRPEEGGRWQQMDGSRREQSRNGEPDRARTMGEWGQRDRNEEEQQMMRDYGRSHRRRKRQYYGGQTAGSSSSGSAGEHSYNGRASPQYGEAGQGGNGTRSGGNSSSSSSTIERDRACLMQCFFEEMKATNADGFPEKHKVLHVITKDIREHELREFYVDSIQECFHMLGLDNRLKDKCDYSMRFVTCLSDRFETNCDDWESVTSAMF, encoded by the coding sequence ATGGACGAGAACACACCGCAGAAAAGGTGTGTTGGCAGAGCAGTCACCGTTGGCATTTGTGGTGCGATagtgcttttgctgctggtgggcACGTCTCCTGCGCCGGTCGAAGGTTTGCGCTGTCGCACGGGTGAAGGACCGAGCGCCGACGACGTGAAGCGTATCGTGCGGACGTGCATGAACAAGATAACGAATGCGGGGTCGGAGAATCGTAGCAGCGACGAGTACGCGGACTATGACTCATCGGCTTCGGACGAATCGAACGAGCAGAAAGACAACGGCGACGACAACGGCAGGCAAGGCGGCTCGCAGCCCAAAAGGCAGGGAGGATCGAACAAGGTGTACTACGATCGGCGCTACGATGGAAACGATCGAGGACAGGGACGGATGAATCGACCGGAGGAGGGTGGCCGATGGCAGCAGATGGATGGCAGCAGAAGAGAGCAGAGTCGCAACGGAGAGCCGGATCGAGCGAGAACGATGGGCGAGTGGGGACAGCGCGATCGCAACGAGGAGGAGCAACAGATGATGCGCGACTACGGAAGAAGTCACCGCCGACGCAAACGGCAGTACTACGGAGGTCAAACGGCGGGTTCGTCGTCTTCCGGGTCGGCGGGTGAGCATTCCTACAACGGACGCGCTTCGCCCCAGTACGGGGAAGCGGGACAGGGTGGCAATGGAACACGGAGCGGTGGgaactcctcctcctcctcctccacgaTCGAACGCGATCGGGCCTGCTTGATGCAGTGTTTCTTCGAGGAGATGAAAGCGACGAACGCGGACGGGTTTCCCGAGAAGCACAAGGTGCTGCACGTCATCACGAAGGACATCCGGGAGCACGAGCTGCGCGAGTTTTACGTCGACTCGATCCAGGAGTGCTTCCACATGCTCGGGCTGGACAATCGGCTAAAGGACAAGTGCGACTATTCGATGCGCTTTGTCACGTGCTTGAGCGACCGGTTCGAGACGAACTGTGACGATTGGGAAAGTGTGACTTCCGCTATGTTTTAG
- the LOC120902575 gene encoding differentially expressed in FDCP 6-like — MATLLKNVTNSICHAFNALQQNRDGFVSKSKLKVLTANIATLLDLYGVERGLDHFRSTATLNFEHYRYYLAQEVFAGVSNELPLAALRNYETKIDEVCWLVCRMNFPANDQYYTEEAVYKLFRIFCLVADLSTDASEPDLYTVKIHPMEALIIIKHLLNALGLNYDGDGKYDYLRTSEESLEFGELLEMLRFKNYDKVNDYRESICEAIGDMYQTLIEDVIKKGYLSRRGYVLPTFREYFFVLQPCELSYYKHPADREVCGTIVLDSRFMVKPAGNPSSGKQEKVQRFTLVSGDRTYELGTPDHKTRLQWIAALQLAITYSTGREGFQRDTVNRRKQQREAEQRRRREEEQLRSQHLRRLEETHVQLEREKQARLAAESQARQYEAVAREDSRRVAELEDVKLCLEKMLEDEIQAKRDEEIVRALQARVLAEEWEKREELEQLQAEQKSLLEQERQKRMEFEHRQQENEQKLLEAEGMLRQLEEERKRLDRELKLARQKIQLSEDNKGIVEAKLQAMSPTYRTSAGEFMIRRTQSFVAADRPVLVAGTRSSHRFS, encoded by the exons ATGGCGACCTTGCTGAAGAACGTTACCAACAGTATATGCCATGCGTTCAATGCTTTGCAGCAGAACCGGGACGGATTCGTGAGCAAATCGAAGCTGAAG GTGCTAACGGCTAACATTGCAACGCTGCTCGATCTGTACGGTGTGGAGCGGGGACTGGACCACTTCCGGTCGACGGCAACACTGAACTTTGAGCATTATCGGTACTATCTGGCGCAGGAGGTGTTTGCTGGCGTGTCGAACGAGCTGCCACTGGCGGCGTTGCGCAATTATGAAACCAAAATCGATGAG GTCTGTTGGTTAGTGTGCAGGATGAATTTCCCGGCCAACGATCAGTACTACACGGAGGAGGCCGTGTACAAGCTGTTCCGCATATTCTGTCTCGTGGCCGACCTGTCCACCGACGCGTCCGAGCCCGATCTCTACACGGTCAAGATCCACCCGATGGAGGCGCTGATCATCATCAAGCATCTGCTGAACGCGCTCGGGCTGAACTACGACGGCGACGGCAAGTACGACTACCTGCGCACCTCGGAGGAGTCGCTCGAGTTTGGCGAGCTGCTCGAGATGCTGCGCTTCAAGAACTACGACAAGGTGAACGACTACCGCGAATCGATCTGCGAAGCGATCGGCGACATGTACCAGACGCTGATCGAGGACGTCATCAAGAAGGGCTACCTGTCGCGCCGTGGCTACGTGCTGCCGACGTTCCGCGAGTACTTCTTCGTGCTGCAGCCGTGCGAGCTGTCCTACTACAAGCACCCAGCGGATCGGGAGGTTTGCGGCACGATCGTGCTGGACTCGCGCTTCATGGTGAAGCCGGCGGGCAACCCGAGCTCGGGCAAGCAGGAGAAGGTGCAGCGCTTCACGCTCGTGTCGGGCGACCGGACGTACGAGCTCGGGACGCCCGATCACAAGACGCGGCTGCAGTGGATCGCCGCCCTCCAGCTAGCGATCACGTACTCGACCGGGCGGGAAGGGTTCCAGCGCGACACGGTGAACCGGCGCAAGCAGCAGCGCGAAGCGGAGCAGCGCCGTCGCCGGGAAGAGGAACAGCTGCGCAGCCAGCATCTGCGCCGGCTGGAGGAAACGCACGTCCAGCTGGAGCGCGAGAAGCAGGCCCGGCTGGCGGCAGAATCACAGGCCCGCCAGTACGAAGCCGTCGCCCGGGAGGATTCGCGCCGCGTGGCCGAGCTGGAGGACGTGAAGCTGTGCCTGGAGAAGATGCTGGAGGACGAGATACAGGCCAAGCGGGACGAGGAGATTGTGCGGGCGCTGCAGGCGCGCGTGCTGGCCGAGGAGTGGGAAAAGCGCGAAGagctcgagcagctgcagGCCGAGCAGAAGAGCCTGCTGGAACAGGAGCGCCAGAAGCGGATGGAGTTCGAGCATCGGCAGCAGGAGAACGAGCAGAAGCTGCTCGAGGCGGAAGGGATGCTGCGGCAGCTGGAGGAGGAGCGCAAACGGCTGGACCGGGAGCTGAAGCTCGCCCGGCAGAAGATACAGCTGTCGGAGGACAACAAGGGCATCGTGGAGGCAAAACTGCAG GCCATGTCTCCCACCTACCGGACCAGCGCAGGCGAGTTCATGATCCGCCGGACGCAATCGTTCGTCGCGGCCGATCGACCAGTGCTCGTAGCCGGCACCAGATCGTCCCATCGGTTTAGCTAG
- the LOC120902578 gene encoding E3 ubiquitin-protein ligase RNF25, whose amino-acid sequence MDALLDEVESLEAILMDDVQITKNASGFPELIETTVFPTVGEELESQYVCITLQVLPSAGYPDVRPNVKLRNPRGLDDNIIGLIERAVQQKLTESLGQPVVFDLIDIIREHLTESNLPSGQCVICLYGFLEGDEFTKTVCYHYLHSHCLACHINASKRNYEEEIEKLPIWKRKEAKPFQAQCPVCREPIDVEVEPLMRCRPPAERESAPRFQVTDELKSLQAQMNRLFMHQKRRGGIIDLEAEEGNVIAIRTESPNGEVPKGTNDTSNNPGSVMPEARAPGNNHPAGKKQGTNAQQQAKSSSSSKGARQRNNAQPVNGDANDDPDACAGPCCSGQNDHHRGRNRRHNNHHHHHSNRHQRHLHHHSHRGGGGGGAGGAGPSTAAGGAAKNLATPCASDAR is encoded by the exons ATGGACGC TCTGCTGGACGAAGTCGAGTCATTGGAAGCGATTCTGATGGACGACGTACAGATTACGAAGAATGCAAG CGGATTTCCGGAGCTGATTGAAACGACCGTGTTTCCGACAGTCGGCGAAGAGCTGGAATCGCAGTACGTGTGCATCACGCTGCAAGTGCTACCCTCGGCCGGCTACCCGGATGTGCGCCCGAACGTGAAGTTGCGAAATCCGCGCGGACTAGACGATAACATTATCGGGCTGATCGAACGGGCCGTACAGCAGAAGCTGACCGAGTCGCTTGGCCAGCCGGTCGTGTTCGACCTGATCGACATCATCCGGGAGCATCTGACGGAGAGCAATCTGCCGTCCGGCCAGTGTGTGATCTGTCTGTACGGGTTTCTCGAGGGCGACGAGTTCACAAAGACGGTGTGCTATCACTATCTGCACAGCCACTGCCTAGCGTGCCACATCAATGCTTCGAAGCGCAACTACGAGGAGGAGATCGAGAAGCTGCCGATCTGGAAGCGCAAGGAAGCGAAACCGTTCCAGGCCCAGTGCCCGGTGTGCCGGGAACCGATCGATGTGGAGGTGGAACCGCTGATGCGCTGCCGTCCACCGGCGGAACGGGAAAGTGCGCCCCGATTCCAGGTGACCGATGAGCTGAAGTCGCTGCAGGCACAAATGAACCGGCTGTTTATGCACCAGAAACGGCGCGGCGGTATCATCGATCTGGAGGCGGAAGAGGGTAACGTTATTGCGATCCGAACAGAATCGCCGAATGGAGAG GTTCCGAAAGGCACGAACGACACTTCCAACAACCCTGGCAGTGTCATGCCCGAAGCTAGGGCGCCAGGAAATAATCACCCTGCAGGTAAGAAGCAGGGCACCAACGCACAACAGCAGGCCAAAAGCTCGTCCAGCTCGAAGGGTGCACGCCAGCGCAACAATGCTCAACCGGTGAATGGTGATGCGAATGACGATCCGGACGCCTGCGCTGGTCCGTGCTGCTCGGGACAGAACGATCATCACCGTGGTCGCAATAGgcggcacaacaaccaccatcaccaccatagCAACCGGCACCAGCGTCATCTGCATCATCACTCTCAtcgtggtggcggcggcggcggagcaGGCGGCGCCGGCCCTTCGACGGCAGCTGGTGGAGCGGCCAAAAATTTAGCCACTCCCTGCGCATCCGATGCCAGGTGA